One region of Parambassis ranga chromosome 12, fParRan2.1, whole genome shotgun sequence genomic DNA includes:
- the ppp2r2ab gene encoding serine/threonine-protein phosphatase 2A 55 kDa regulatory subunit B alpha isoform, whose product MAGPGGDMQWCFSQVKGAIDDDVAEADIISTVEFNQTGELLATGDKGGRVVIFQQEVENKNQPQFRSEYNVYSTFQSHEPEFDYLKSLEIEEKINKIRWLPQKNAAQFLLSTNDKTIKLWKISERDRRPEGYNLKEEDGRYKDPNTITSLRVPVLMPMDLMVEASPRRVFANAHTYHINSVSVNSDNETYLSADDLRINLWHLEITDRSFNIVDIKPANMEELTEVITAAEFHPHQCNTFVYSSSKGTIRLCDMRAAALCDKHSKLFEEPEDPSNRSFFSEIISSISDVKFSHNGRYMMTRDYLSVKIWDLSMESRPVETYQVHEYLRSKLCSLYENDCIFDKFECCWNGNDSVVMTGSYNNFFRMFDRGHRRDVTLEASRENSKPMQVLKPRKVCAGGKRKKDEISVDSLDFNKKILHTAWHPQDNIIAVATTNNLYIFQDKVN is encoded by the exons ATGGCAG GACCTGGAGGTGACATGCAGTGGTGCTTCTCTCAGGTGAAAGGGGCCATTGATGATGACGTAGCTGAAG CGGACATCATCTCCACGGTTGAGTTTAATCAAACAGGGGAGCTGCTGGCTACAGGGGACAAGGGCGGGCGTGTGGTCATTTTCCAGCAGGAAGTAGAG AATAAGAATCAGCCCCAGTTCCGGAGCGAATACAATGTTTACAGCACTTTCCAGAGCCATGAGCCCGAGTTCGACTACTTGAAGAGTTTGGAAATAGAAGAGAAGATCAACAAAATTCGTTGGCTTCCTCAGAAGAATGCTGCTCAGTTCCTGTTGTCGACTAATG ATAAGACAATTAAACTGTGGAAAATCAGTGAACGAGACAGGAGACCAGAGGGGTATAATCTCAAAGAGGAGGATGGACGCTACAAAGACCCAAACACTATCACGTCACTGCGG gtACCAGTTTTAATGCCTATGGACCTCATGGTGGAAGCCAGTCCTCGGAGGGTGTTCGCCAACGCTCACACCTACCATATCAACTCTGTCTCAGTCAACAGTGACAATGAGACCTACCTGTCTGCAGATGACCTCCGCATCAACCTCTGGCACCTTGAGATCACTGACCGCAGCTTTA ATATTGTTGACATTAAACCAGCCAACATGGAGGAGCTAACGGAGgtaatcacagcagcagagttccATCCTCATCAGTGTAATACCTTCgtctacagcagcagcaaaggaaCCATCCGTCTGTGTGACATGAGGGCTGCCGCACTGTGTGACAAGCACTCTAAAC TGTTCGAAGAGCCAGAAGATCCTAGTAAccgctccttcttctctgagaTCATATCCTCCATCTCAGATGTGAAGTTTAGCCACAACGGACGCTACATGATGACCAGAGACTACTTGTCTGTGAAGATTTGGGATCTGAGCATGGAAAGCAGGCCGGTGGAGACCTATCAG GTTCACGAGTACCTGAGGAGCAAGCTGTGCTCGCTCTACGAGAATGACTGCATCTTCGACAAGTTTGAATGCTGCTGGAATGGCAATGACAG CGTGGTGATGACTGGCTCATACAACAACTTCTTCCGGATGTTCGACCGTGGCCATAGGCGGGACGTAACATTGGAAGCCTCCCGCGAAAACAGCAAACCCATGCAGGTCCTTAAGCCTCGCAAGGTGTGCGCTGGCGGCAAGCGCAAGAAGGATGAAATCAGCGTGGATAGTTTGGACTTCAACAAGAAGATCCTTCACACTGCCTGGCATCCCCAGGACAACATCATCGCTGTGGCAACGACCAACAACCTCTACATATTCCAGGATAAAGTAAATTAA